A genomic segment from Yimella sp. cx-51 encodes:
- the ilvN gene encoding acetolactate synthase small subunit: MARHTLSVLVEDKPGVLARIAGLISRRGFNIDSLAVGPTEHAEISRMTIVVDAEEHALEQVTKQLNKLIEVLKVVELEETASVQRELVLIKVRSDAATRSQILDLTTMFRCNVVDVSVDSVVLEATGTPGKLAALLEVLEPYGVRELVQSGLVAVGRGGRSITDRARKAS, from the coding sequence ATGGCGCGGCACACCTTGTCAGTGCTGGTGGAGGACAAACCCGGTGTGCTGGCGCGCATCGCCGGTCTCATCTCGCGGCGCGGTTTCAACATCGACTCCCTCGCCGTCGGCCCGACCGAGCACGCCGAGATCTCGCGCATGACGATCGTCGTCGACGCCGAGGAGCACGCGCTGGAGCAGGTCACCAAGCAGCTCAACAAGCTGATCGAGGTGCTCAAGGTCGTCGAGCTCGAGGAGACCGCCTCCGTGCAGCGCGAGCTCGTGCTCATCAAGGTGCGGTCCGACGCGGCCACCCGCAGCCAGATCCTCGATCTGACCACGATGTTCCGGTGCAATGTCGTCGACGTGAGTGTCGACTCGGTGGTGCTCGAGGCCACCGGTACGCCGGGCAAGCTGGCCGCGCTGCTGGAGGTGCTGGAGCCCTACGGCGTCCGCGAACTGGTGCAGTCGGGCCTGGTGGCCGTCGGCCGCGGTGGCCGCTCGATCACCGATCGTGCTCGCAAGGCCAGCTGA
- the ilvC gene encoding ketol-acid reductoisomerase: MAEMFYDEDADLSVIQGRKVAVIGYGSQGHAHALNLRDSGVQVVVGLRDGSSSVAKAEAEGLTVLPVSEAVKASDFIVILAPDQVQRGLYAQEIEPNLESGDVLLFSHGFNIRFDYIKPGTDNDVIMVAPKGPGHLVRREYVDGRGVPVLLAVEQDASGKAWDIAKSYASAIGGLRAGGIKTTFTEETETDLFGEQAVLCGGASQLVQYGFETLIEAGYQPEVAYFECLHELKLIVDLMVEGGIAKQRWSISDTAEYGDYVSGPRVIDERVKENMKDVLADIQNGAFAKRFIDDQDAGAPEFKALREKGASHPIEATGKKLRGLMSWIKDGATDSDYVEGSAAR; this comes from the coding sequence GTGGCTGAGATGTTCTACGACGAGGACGCCGACCTGTCGGTGATCCAGGGCCGCAAGGTTGCGGTCATCGGTTACGGCAGCCAGGGGCACGCGCACGCGCTCAACCTGCGCGACTCCGGCGTCCAGGTCGTCGTCGGCCTGCGCGACGGTTCGAGCTCGGTGGCCAAGGCCGAGGCCGAGGGCCTCACGGTCCTGCCGGTCTCCGAGGCGGTCAAGGCGTCCGACTTCATCGTGATCCTGGCTCCCGACCAGGTGCAGCGCGGACTGTACGCGCAGGAGATCGAGCCCAACCTGGAGTCCGGCGACGTGCTGCTCTTCAGCCACGGCTTCAACATCCGCTTCGACTACATCAAGCCGGGCACCGACAACGACGTGATCATGGTCGCGCCGAAGGGCCCGGGTCACCTCGTGCGTCGTGAGTACGTCGACGGCCGCGGCGTTCCGGTGTTGCTGGCCGTGGAGCAGGACGCTTCGGGTAAGGCTTGGGACATCGCCAAGTCGTACGCCTCCGCGATCGGCGGCCTGCGTGCCGGCGGCATCAAGACCACCTTCACCGAGGAGACCGAGACCGACCTGTTCGGTGAGCAGGCGGTGCTCTGTGGTGGCGCGTCGCAGCTGGTGCAGTACGGCTTCGAGACGCTCATCGAGGCCGGCTACCAGCCCGAGGTCGCCTACTTCGAGTGCCTGCACGAGCTCAAGCTCATCGTCGACCTCATGGTCGAGGGCGGCATCGCAAAGCAGCGCTGGTCCATCTCCGACACCGCTGAGTACGGCGACTACGTCTCCGGTCCGCGCGTCATCGACGAGCGGGTCAAGGAGAACATGAAGGACGTGCTGGCCGACATCCAGAACGGCGCCTTCGCCAAGCGCTTCATCGACGACCAGGACGCCGGCGCGCCGGAGTTCAAGGCACTGCGTGAGAAGGGCGCCTCGCACCCGATCGAGGCGACCGGAAAGAAGCTGCGCGGTCTGATGAGCTGGATCAAGGACGGCGCAACCGACTCCGACTACGTCGAGGGTTCGGCAGCACGCTGA
- a CDS encoding acetolactate synthase large subunit, with the protein MPTPSQVAARVPQGVQEVADVTGAQALVLALEAVGVDTVFGIPGGAILPAYDPLLDSVKVRHILVRHEQGAGHAAQGYAAATGKVGVCMATSGPGATNLVTPIADAYMDSVPMVAITGQVSSSVIGTDAFQEADIRGITMPVSKHNYLVTSADDIPKAIAEAFHVASSGRPGPVLVDITKDALVGKSTFHWPPVIDLPGYRPVTKPHHKQIRAAVELIRAAKSPVLYVGGGVIRAGASKELRELVELTGIPVVTTLMARGAVPDSHPLHLGMPGMHGSVAAVTALQKSDLLVTLGARFDDRVTGHLPSFAPEAKVIHADIDPAEISKNRVADVPIVGDCKEVILDLLETLRSTNGPVGDFAAWRERTTKWKADFPLGYLEPETPGALAPQYVLERLGAIAGPEATFVAGVGQHQMWAAQFVQYERPNSWLNSGGLGTMGYAVPAAMGAKVAEPERTVWAVDGDGCFQMTNQELATCVINNIPIKVAIINNSSLGMVRQWQTLFYGERYSNTDLHTAVGSRVPDFVKLADAYGCVGLRCERPEDVDTVIRQAMEINDAPVVIDFVVERDAMVWPMVPAGVSNDMVTMARNMAPVFDREEEGE; encoded by the coding sequence TTCCGGGTGGAGCGATCCTCCCCGCCTACGACCCGCTGCTCGACTCGGTCAAGGTGCGTCACATTCTCGTGCGCCACGAGCAGGGCGCCGGCCACGCCGCGCAGGGGTACGCCGCTGCCACGGGCAAGGTCGGCGTGTGCATGGCCACCAGTGGGCCGGGGGCGACCAACCTGGTGACGCCGATCGCGGACGCCTACATGGACTCCGTCCCGATGGTTGCGATCACCGGGCAGGTGAGCTCCTCGGTCATCGGCACCGACGCCTTCCAGGAAGCCGACATCCGCGGCATCACGATGCCGGTGAGCAAGCACAACTACCTCGTCACCAGCGCCGACGACATTCCCAAGGCGATCGCCGAGGCGTTCCACGTGGCCAGCAGCGGACGTCCGGGCCCGGTGCTGGTCGACATCACCAAGGACGCGCTCGTCGGCAAGAGCACCTTCCACTGGCCGCCGGTGATCGACCTGCCGGGTTACCGCCCGGTGACCAAGCCGCACCACAAGCAGATTCGTGCGGCGGTCGAGCTCATCCGTGCCGCCAAGAGCCCGGTGCTCTACGTCGGCGGTGGCGTGATCCGCGCAGGTGCTTCCAAGGAACTGCGTGAGCTGGTCGAGCTCACCGGCATTCCGGTCGTCACCACGCTGATGGCGCGCGGAGCCGTGCCCGACAGCCACCCGCTCCACCTCGGCATGCCCGGCATGCACGGGTCGGTTGCTGCGGTGACGGCGCTGCAGAAATCCGACCTGCTGGTCACGCTTGGGGCTCGCTTCGACGACCGGGTGACCGGACACCTGCCTTCGTTCGCCCCCGAGGCGAAGGTGATCCACGCCGACATCGATCCGGCCGAGATCTCCAAGAATCGAGTGGCCGATGTGCCGATCGTGGGTGACTGCAAGGAGGTCATCCTCGACCTGCTGGAGACGCTGCGTTCGACCAACGGTCCGGTCGGCGACTTCGCGGCGTGGCGCGAGCGCACGACCAAGTGGAAGGCCGACTTCCCGCTGGGCTATCTCGAGCCGGAGACCCCGGGCGCCCTCGCCCCGCAGTACGTGTTGGAGCGCCTCGGTGCCATCGCCGGACCGGAGGCCACCTTCGTCGCCGGTGTGGGGCAGCACCAGATGTGGGCCGCGCAGTTCGTGCAGTACGAGCGTCCCAACTCCTGGCTCAACTCCGGTGGCCTGGGCACGATGGGTTATGCGGTGCCCGCGGCCATGGGCGCCAAGGTCGCCGAGCCGGAGCGCACGGTGTGGGCGGTCGACGGTGACGGTTGCTTCCAGATGACCAACCAGGAGTTGGCCACCTGCGTCATCAACAACATCCCGATCAAGGTCGCGATCATCAACAACAGCTCGCTGGGCATGGTGCGCCAGTGGCAGACGCTCTTCTACGGCGAGCGTTACTCCAACACCGATCTGCACACCGCGGTCGGCTCGCGGGTGCCCGACTTCGTCAAGCTCGCGGACGCCTACGGCTGCGTCGGGCTGCGGTGTGAGCGTCCCGAGGACGTCGACACCGTGATTCGACAGGCGATGGAGATCAACGACGCCCCGGTGGTGATCGATTTCGTCGTCGAACGCGACGCGATGGTGTGGCCGATGGTGCCCGCCGGTGTCAGCAACGACATGGTGACGATGGCGCGCAACATGGCGCCGGTCTTCGACCGCGAGGAAGAAGGCGAATGA